One genomic region from Candidatus Cybelea sp. encodes:
- the uvrC gene encoding excinuclease ABC subunit UvrC, with translation MRLQETLAHIPDAPGVYLMVGPGDEILYIGKAVSLRNRVRSYFQEGAAHQTRIAAMAARVLDVRTIVVTNEVEALILEANLIKRYQPPFNVRLRDDKRYPYLKVTNEPFPRVVFTRMIRNDGARYFGPYTNAHGLRELIDLVRLVFPLRTCREPIDGRRKRPCLQYHIKRCLAPCVGYQTEEDYDRTIDEVVLFLEGKQDSLLHRLQHEMSDAAERLHFEAAARLRDRIVQVRRVTEAQKVVWKSRLDMDLIAVARSQGQACMQVFLVRGGKLIGQEHFILDGVYDQTDALLTAEFLKQFYTARTASALDGKAYSPARVARDVQAPVPETRRSAAAQAAAIPKELLVTALPDERETIESWLSSVKGQRVRILQPQRGARCDYLRLVQKNAEQNLKAFLAHQEVQETAQARALTDLADALELPEPPHRIECYDVSNIQGTNPVASMVVFVEGRPRKSEYRRFKIQYDRGPNDFAMMQETLRRRLRYLRRETDRTETLMERELAKKEKFNKKPDLLLIDGGKGQLSAVVEVLEELDMTGLPVAGLAKEHEWLYLPNQSEPIVLPANSAALHLVARIRDEAHRFAVTYHRLRRAKSMTRSALDALDGVGPVRKKRLLTAFGSPAGIRRAALDEIAAVKGMSPTLAAKVKQALEGGYKP, from the coding sequence GTGAGGCTGCAAGAGACGCTTGCGCATATCCCCGACGCGCCCGGCGTGTACCTGATGGTCGGGCCCGGCGACGAGATCCTTTACATCGGTAAGGCCGTCTCGCTGCGCAACCGGGTTCGTTCCTACTTCCAGGAGGGAGCGGCGCACCAGACGCGGATTGCGGCCATGGCAGCCCGCGTCCTCGACGTGCGCACGATCGTCGTAACCAACGAAGTCGAGGCGCTGATACTCGAAGCAAATCTCATCAAGCGCTACCAGCCGCCGTTCAACGTGCGTCTGCGCGACGACAAACGCTATCCGTACTTGAAGGTTACCAACGAGCCGTTTCCGCGGGTCGTCTTCACGCGCATGATCCGCAATGACGGCGCACGCTACTTCGGCCCGTACACCAACGCGCACGGCCTGCGCGAGCTGATCGATCTCGTGCGGCTCGTCTTTCCGCTGCGCACCTGCCGCGAGCCGATCGACGGGCGCCGGAAGCGGCCGTGCCTGCAGTATCACATCAAGCGCTGCCTCGCGCCGTGCGTCGGCTATCAGACGGAAGAAGATTACGATCGTACGATCGACGAGGTCGTCCTCTTCTTGGAGGGCAAGCAAGATTCGCTGCTGCACCGCCTGCAGCACGAGATGAGCGACGCCGCCGAGCGGCTGCACTTCGAAGCGGCGGCGCGGCTGCGCGATCGCATCGTGCAGGTGCGCCGCGTGACCGAGGCTCAGAAGGTCGTATGGAAATCGCGGCTCGACATGGACCTTATCGCCGTCGCCCGCTCGCAGGGGCAAGCCTGCATGCAAGTCTTCCTCGTGCGCGGCGGCAAGCTGATCGGCCAAGAACACTTCATCCTCGACGGCGTCTACGACCAGACCGACGCGCTGCTGACCGCTGAGTTCCTCAAGCAGTTCTACACCGCACGGACGGCGAGCGCACTCGATGGCAAAGCGTACTCGCCGGCGCGCGTCGCGCGCGACGTGCAGGCGCCGGTTCCGGAGACGCGCCGCTCGGCCGCCGCGCAAGCGGCAGCGATTCCCAAGGAACTGCTCGTTACGGCATTGCCCGACGAGCGCGAGACGATCGAATCCTGGCTGTCGTCGGTCAAAGGACAGCGCGTGCGCATCCTGCAGCCGCAGCGCGGCGCCCGCTGCGACTATCTGCGGCTGGTGCAGAAGAACGCCGAGCAGAATCTCAAAGCATTCTTAGCGCATCAGGAGGTACAGGAGACCGCGCAGGCGCGCGCGCTCACCGACCTCGCGGACGCGCTCGAGCTGCCGGAGCCCCCGCATCGCATCGAGTGCTACGACGTCTCGAATATCCAGGGAACCAACCCAGTCGCATCGATGGTCGTCTTCGTGGAAGGGCGGCCGCGCAAGAGCGAGTACCGCCGTTTCAAGATTCAGTACGACCGCGGCCCCAACGATTTCGCGATGATGCAGGAGACGCTGCGCCGGCGGCTGCGCTATCTGCGCCGCGAAACCGACCGGACCGAAACCCTCATGGAACGCGAGCTGGCGAAAAAAGAGAAGTTCAACAAAAAACCCGACCTCTTGCTGATCGACGGCGGCAAGGGTCAGCTCAGCGCGGTCGTCGAGGTGCTCGAAGAGCTCGACATGACGGGACTGCCGGTTGCGGGCCTCGCCAAAGAGCACGAATGGTTGTACCTTCCCAACCAGTCGGAGCCGATCGTCCTGCCTGCGAACTCGGCGGCGCTGCATCTCGTCGCGCGAATTCGCGACGAGGCGCACCGCTTCGCCGTCACCTACCATCGTCTGCGGCGCGCGAAGTCGATGACGCGTTCGGCGCTCGACGCGCTCGACGGCGTCGGCCCGGTCCGCAAAAAGCGCCTGCTCACCGCTTTCGGCTCCCCGGCGGGAATTCGCCGTGCGGCGCTCGACGAAATCGCCGCCGTTAAAGGGATGAGCCCTACCTTGGCCGCAAAGGTCAAGCAAGCACTCGAAGGAGGGTATAAACCTTGA
- a CDS encoding DedA family protein — translation MEHLQQAIVSLIDTYGYLGLFVGLALGNMAVPIGTEVILPVAGGLTATGHLSSLWLTIAVAMAGELAGNTVGYAIGRFGGVPIIERYGKYVHFTHDRLMIVHRFFERWGTFAVFICRFLPVLRGVVSIPAGIAEMNLAHFYLWTFLGSLIFCSGLILIGHALGAHLDTVLPLLHRGAYLLLGVAVVAVIAAIVILRLRRRPARADS, via the coding sequence GTGGAACACCTCCAGCAGGCGATCGTATCGCTCATCGACACGTACGGCTATCTCGGCTTGTTCGTCGGGCTGGCGCTGGGCAACATGGCGGTCCCCATCGGCACCGAGGTCATACTTCCGGTGGCCGGCGGACTCACCGCGACCGGCCACCTGAGCAGCCTCTGGCTGACGATCGCGGTCGCCATGGCGGGCGAACTGGCCGGCAACACGGTCGGCTATGCTATCGGCCGCTTTGGCGGCGTGCCGATCATCGAGCGTTACGGGAAGTACGTGCACTTCACGCACGATCGGCTGATGATCGTCCATCGATTTTTCGAACGCTGGGGCACCTTTGCGGTCTTCATCTGCCGGTTTTTACCGGTGCTGCGCGGCGTCGTCTCGATACCGGCCGGCATCGCCGAGATGAACCTCGCGCATTTCTACCTTTGGACGTTCCTCGGATCGCTGATCTTTTGCAGTGGCTTGATTTTAATCGGCCACGCCCTGGGCGCGCACCTCGATACCGTGCTCCCGCTGCTGCATCGCGGCGCCTATCTGCTGCTCGGCGTGGCCGTCGTCGCGGTAATCGCGGCGATCGTCATCCTGCGGCTCCGGAGGCGCCCGGCTCGCGCCGATTCCTGA
- a CDS encoding Clp protease N-terminal domain-containing protein produces the protein MLRVAEQECRNHSHYYVGAEHLLVALLEERDPATLQALDADGIDVPEVHAQVRRALGTGEDRLWEGILITPRVRRIVSLAQERAGDREIGPSDLFEALRMEGGSSAAEILRRAATRNTASARE, from the coding sequence GTGCTTCGAGTAGCCGAGCAAGAGTGCCGGAATCACAGTCACTACTACGTCGGCGCCGAACACCTGCTGGTCGCCTTGCTCGAGGAGCGCGATCCCGCGACGCTGCAGGCCCTTGATGCCGACGGTATCGACGTACCCGAAGTCCACGCGCAAGTCCGGCGAGCGCTCGGCACCGGCGAGGATCGTTTGTGGGAGGGCATCCTCATCACGCCCCGAGTCCGGCGGATCGTCTCGCTCGCCCAGGAGCGCGCCGGGGACCGCGAGATCGGCCCCAGCGATCTCTTCGAGGCCCTGCGGATGGAAGGGGGCAGCTCCGCTGCGGAGATTCTGCGCCGCGCAGCGACTCGAAACACCGCGTCTGCCCGAGAGTAA
- a CDS encoding NAD-binding protein gives MRYLIVGCGRVGSSLAKLLESDGHEVIVVDENAAAFKRLGPNFKGHVVVGTGIDYDVLKRAGAATADGFIAVTNGDNRNIMAALIAQRMFKIQRIVARIYDPPRGQMYRQLGVQTVCPTTVGAKMIRDTLIGAPWENQLFDFGRLTSLAAVVGDADAGKRIADIEEEGRIRIAAVRRGPKEVIVASAELVLQVGDEFSAVVGPDAIGDFAARFSATPVFSRAIA, from the coding sequence ATGAGATACCTCATCGTCGGCTGCGGACGGGTCGGCTCGTCGCTTGCAAAACTTCTCGAATCTGACGGACACGAAGTCATCGTCGTCGACGAAAACGCCGCCGCATTCAAACGTCTCGGACCAAACTTCAAGGGACACGTCGTCGTGGGAACCGGCATCGATTACGACGTCCTCAAGCGAGCGGGCGCGGCGACCGCCGACGGCTTCATCGCCGTCACCAACGGCGACAACCGTAACATCATGGCGGCCCTGATCGCCCAGCGAATGTTCAAGATCCAACGCATCGTCGCGCGCATCTACGATCCGCCGCGCGGCCAAATGTACCGCCAGCTCGGGGTGCAGACCGTCTGTCCAACGACCGTCGGCGCAAAGATGATCCGCGACACGCTCATCGGCGCGCCGTGGGAGAATCAACTCTTCGATTTCGGGCGGCTGACGTCGCTCGCGGCCGTCGTCGGCGACGCCGACGCGGGCAAACGCATCGCCGACATCGAGGAAGAAGGCCGTATCCGCATCGCCGCCGTGCGCCGCGGTCCCAAAGAGGTGATCGTCGCCTCGGCCGAGCTCGTCCTGCAAGTAGGTGACGAGTTCAGCGCCGTCGTCGGGCCCGATGCGATCGGCGATTTCGCCGCGCGCTTCAGCGCCACACCCGTCTTCTCGCGAGCGATCGCTTAA
- a CDS encoding TrkA family potassium uptake protein, with protein sequence MFILIVGGGKVGSYLSRALLDQGHEVVVVEKEERKARMLERLIDRKVTVVGDGCDPMVLDAAGVNRADVVVADTGDDEDNLVVVLLSKRKSKARCIARVNNPANKLIFSSLDKDDPVIVISSTELILDVLNEHVNASKYRSMLETMHLFGKGDMQLVKVAIPERSPIDGKRLSEIGFPHNSVVVAIDRPEQDLEIPTGDTTLRAGDAMIVIVKNGAVERIRSIIGG encoded by the coding sequence GTGTTCATTCTGATCGTCGGCGGCGGTAAGGTCGGCTCGTATCTCTCGCGCGCGCTGCTCGACCAGGGCCACGAAGTCGTCGTCGTCGAGAAAGAGGAGCGCAAGGCGAGGATGCTCGAGCGCCTGATCGACCGGAAGGTTACGGTCGTGGGCGACGGCTGCGATCCGATGGTCCTCGACGCGGCCGGCGTCAACCGCGCCGACGTCGTCGTCGCCGACACGGGCGACGACGAAGACAACCTCGTCGTCGTGCTGCTCTCCAAGCGTAAATCGAAGGCGCGCTGCATTGCGCGGGTCAACAATCCCGCCAACAAGCTGATCTTCAGCTCCCTGGATAAGGACGATCCGGTTATCGTCATCTCCTCGACGGAGTTGATCCTCGACGTACTCAACGAGCACGTCAACGCCTCGAAGTACCGCTCGATGCTCGAGACGATGCATCTCTTTGGCAAAGGCGACATGCAGCTCGTGAAGGTCGCGATACCGGAACGCTCGCCCATCGACGGCAAGCGACTCTCCGAGATCGGGTTTCCGCACAACTCCGTCGTCGTGGCGATCGATCGCCCCGAACAGGATCTCGAGATCCCCACCGGCGACACCACGCTGCGCGCCGGCGACGCGATGATCGTCATCGTCAAGAACGGCGCGGTCGAGCGCATCCGCTCGATTATCGGCGGCTAG
- a CDS encoding response regulator transcription factor yields METTARPRVAIVEDHALTRAGLRTALAATFDVVAEAADGAGGWEAILRERPDVAVIDIGLPDVDGVTLTKRVRTELPGTRVVIVTMLDIEDEVLAALGAGADAYCLKSSDTDRIVDAVRIASEGGAYFDPKIAHVVLSRFAASAPSGLRPSPLTPRETEILRFIADGHANSEIAETLHLGLGTVKGHIRDILEKLSATDRTQAAVVALKKGYI; encoded by the coding sequence ATGGAGACGACCGCGCGCCCCCGGGTCGCGATCGTCGAAGATCACGCGCTCACGCGCGCCGGTTTGCGCACCGCGCTCGCTGCGACGTTCGACGTCGTCGCCGAGGCCGCCGACGGCGCCGGCGGATGGGAAGCGATCCTGCGGGAGCGTCCCGACGTCGCCGTCATCGACATCGGCCTTCCGGACGTCGACGGCGTCACACTGACGAAGCGCGTGCGAACGGAACTGCCCGGCACGCGCGTCGTCATCGTGACGATGCTCGATATCGAGGACGAAGTTCTGGCCGCGCTCGGTGCCGGGGCCGATGCCTATTGCCTAAAGAGTTCGGATACCGATCGAATCGTCGACGCGGTGCGCATCGCGAGCGAAGGGGGTGCCTACTTCGACCCGAAGATCGCGCACGTCGTGCTCTCGCGCTTTGCTGCGAGCGCGCCGTCGGGCCTGCGCCCCTCGCCGCTGACGCCGCGCGAGACGGAGATCTTACGCTTCATCGCCGATGGACACGCGAACTCGGAGATCGCCGAGACGCTGCATCTAGGCCTTGGTACGGTGAAAGGGCACATCCGCGACATCCTCGAGAAGCTCTCCGCCACCGATCGCACCCAAGCCGCGGTCGTTGCTTTGAAGAAAGGTTATATCTAG
- a CDS encoding HAMP domain-containing sensor histidine kinase, with the protein MAFLCYVLLLIAWIIDLLTPQLLIVAILFNAPIALSSLALQSRLTTRLVIASEIANALAGYYDGAIARHTWSIVAIGDRILLAASFVLVGYLSVKTQEFAREAGVSAGRMRQVQVEKALRQAIGSVRETLNLELVQRAVARQSVALLGATKATLIVRETSFGAPLTLSYTSGDRDIAVERRALSTEVASLAAHAAEVDEVLVITKNDALGRLTLDALGAEQALATAIATSGPGEYILIECALNKPFDADAAPTLRAFAQQAGMALGQAALFTQLGEQSEENARQKNELADRGDVIRDIVYALAHDLRTPLTAAHVTMSQALNGAYGELPERYRSVIHTALAANDDQRRIVETLLLVARYEAGEASTLNERVFCDDLVLRIVEELQPVADVKGVEIRAEIGPRPLATRGDPHEIRRAIANLVANAIDATPRGGHVITGVHRTGATIAVTVDDDGYGIPEERRAGLFQRFAGGHPGAGSGLGLYIVWRIAEKHGGSAQYAPRSPAGSTFTMTLPAIDE; encoded by the coding sequence GTGGCCTTCCTCTGCTACGTCCTGCTCCTGATCGCGTGGATCATCGATCTGCTCACGCCGCAGCTGCTGATCGTCGCGATCCTGTTCAATGCGCCGATTGCGCTTAGCAGCTTGGCCTTGCAGAGCAGGCTAACGACGCGGCTGGTCATTGCTTCGGAGATCGCCAACGCCCTGGCCGGATACTACGATGGCGCGATAGCGCGCCACACGTGGAGCATCGTCGCGATCGGCGACCGGATTCTGCTTGCCGCGTCCTTCGTCTTGGTCGGTTACCTCAGCGTCAAGACGCAAGAGTTCGCGCGCGAAGCCGGCGTTTCGGCCGGACGCATGCGGCAAGTCCAGGTCGAGAAGGCGCTGCGCCAAGCGATCGGGAGCGTCCGCGAGACGCTCAACCTCGAGCTCGTGCAGCGCGCGGTCGCGCGCCAATCGGTCGCATTGCTCGGGGCGACGAAGGCGACCTTGATCGTGCGCGAGACGTCGTTCGGCGCGCCGCTGACCCTTTCGTATACCTCGGGCGATCGCGACATCGCCGTCGAGCGGCGCGCGCTGAGCACTGAGGTTGCATCGCTGGCGGCGCACGCCGCGGAGGTCGACGAAGTGCTCGTCATTACGAAAAACGATGCACTCGGGCGTTTAACGCTCGATGCGCTCGGCGCCGAGCAGGCGCTCGCGACGGCTATTGCGACCAGCGGTCCGGGCGAATATATCCTGATCGAATGTGCGCTGAACAAACCGTTCGACGCCGACGCCGCGCCGACGCTGCGAGCGTTCGCTCAGCAGGCGGGGATGGCGCTCGGGCAGGCCGCGCTCTTCACGCAGCTCGGCGAGCAGAGCGAAGAGAACGCGCGGCAGAAGAACGAGCTCGCCGATCGCGGCGACGTGATCCGCGATATCGTCTACGCGCTCGCCCACGATCTGCGCACGCCGCTGACGGCGGCGCACGTCACCATGAGCCAAGCGCTCAACGGCGCCTACGGGGAGCTGCCGGAACGGTATCGTTCGGTGATCCACACGGCGCTCGCGGCAAACGACGACCAGCGGCGAATCGTCGAGACGCTGTTGCTCGTTGCGCGCTATGAGGCCGGCGAAGCATCGACGCTCAACGAGCGCGTCTTCTGTGACGACTTGGTCTTACGAATCGTCGAAGAGCTGCAGCCGGTCGCCGACGTGAAGGGCGTCGAGATCCGCGCGGAGATCGGCCCGCGGCCGCTGGCGACGCGCGGAGATCCGCACGAGATCAGGCGCGCGATCGCGAACCTCGTCGCCAATGCGATCGACGCGACGCCGCGCGGCGGCCACGTTATCACCGGAGTGCATCGAACCGGCGCAACGATCGCCGTGACGGTCGACGACGACGGCTATGGCATCCCCGAGGAGCGGCGCGCCGGCCTCTTCCAGCGTTTTGCCGGCGGCCATCCCGGCGCAGGGAGCGGTTTGGGCCTCTACATCGTGTGGCGCATCGCCGAAAAGCACGGCGGCAGCGCTCAGTACGCGCCGCGTTCGCCCGCGGGCAGCACCTTCACGATGACCTTGCCGGCGATCGACGAGTAA
- the kdpC gene encoding potassium-transporting ATPase subunit KdpC codes for MIKELSTALRVTVISIVIFGLLYPLVMTLLAQLLFPRQANGSLISVNGKAIGSAIIGQLWTKPQYFHGRPSAAGKGYDPTSTGGTNLGPTSKKLIDATKATIAALEKENPGAAGAPPIDLVTSSASGIDPDISPQAAYWEAPRVAKVRGISVSSVNSLIAQHVRGRIFGFLGEPRVNVLELNLALDGTKPD; via the coding sequence ATGATAAAAGAACTCTCCACAGCATTGCGCGTAACGGTCATCTCGATCGTGATTTTCGGGCTGCTCTATCCGCTCGTTATGACGCTGTTAGCACAGCTGCTCTTTCCCCGTCAGGCGAACGGTTCGCTGATCTCCGTCAACGGAAAGGCCATTGGCTCGGCGATCATCGGGCAGCTCTGGACGAAGCCGCAGTACTTCCACGGGCGTCCGTCGGCGGCCGGCAAAGGCTACGACCCAACCTCAACCGGCGGCACGAATCTCGGCCCAACGTCGAAGAAACTCATCGACGCCACGAAAGCGACGATCGCCGCGCTCGAGAAAGAGAATCCCGGCGCGGCGGGCGCGCCGCCGATCGATCTAGTGACCTCGAGCGCCAGCGGAATCGATCCCGACATCAGCCCGCAAGCAGCGTACTGGGAGGCGCCGCGCGTGGCAAAGGTGCGCGGCATCAGCGTATCGTCGGTCAATTCCCTAATTGCGCAACACGTTCGGGGGCGAATCTTTGGCTTTCTCGGCGAGCCGCGCGTCAACGTCCTCGAGCTCAACCTCGCGCTCGACGGAACAAAGCCGGATTAG
- the kdpB gene encoding potassium-transporting ATPase subunit KdpB — MLSQRRLERRPKALSLFDRGILTRALTDSFRKLDPRWQARNPVMFVVEVGAAATTIFFVRDLAAHAAIVGFDFAIAAWLWFTVLFANFAEAVAEGRGKAQAEALRRTKSGTYARRLQEDGGQERVPSSELRKGDRYVVEANEVVPADGDVLEGAATIDESAITGESAPVIRESGGDRSAVTGGTRVLSDRIVVRVTANPGESFLDRMIGLVEGAQRQKTPNEIALSILLAGLTIIFLIAVATLAPFSVYAGLHQSVTVLIALLVCLIPTTIGGLLSAIGIAGMDRVMQRNVLAMSGRAVEAAGDVDTLLLDKTGTITLGNRQAVQIVAAPGIDPKDTARIAYLSSLADETPEGRSIVALAQQAGSSNGGAPVGSTFVPFSAYTRMSGLDLSDGVKIRKGAPDSVLAWIGEAGGSTTTDLLPQIEQIARSGGTPLLLARNTLIIGVIYLKDILKPNMTERFGRLRAMGIRTVMITGDNPLTAATIAKEAGVDDFLAEATPETKMDLIRREQQSGRLVAMTGDGTNDAPALAQSDVGVAMNSGTQAAKEAANMVDLDSDPTKLIEIVEIGKQLLMTRGALTTFSIANDVAKYFAILPAMFAVAYPAMAILNVMRLTTPQSAILSAVIFNALIIVALIPLALRGVRYQPKGANRVLFENVVLYGLGGIIVPFIGIKAIDMILAALHLT, encoded by the coding sequence ATGCTCAGCCAGCGCCGCTTGGAACGGCGTCCGAAAGCGCTCTCGCTGTTCGATCGCGGGATCCTGACGCGCGCCCTTACCGATTCCTTCAGAAAGCTCGATCCGCGGTGGCAGGCCCGCAATCCGGTGATGTTCGTCGTCGAGGTCGGGGCCGCGGCGACGACCATTTTCTTCGTGCGCGATTTGGCGGCGCACGCGGCAATCGTCGGTTTCGACTTCGCGATCGCGGCGTGGCTGTGGTTCACGGTGCTCTTTGCGAACTTCGCCGAAGCCGTGGCCGAGGGCCGCGGCAAGGCCCAAGCCGAGGCTCTGCGCCGCACTAAATCCGGTACCTACGCGCGGCGCCTGCAGGAAGATGGCGGTCAGGAGCGCGTCCCGAGCAGCGAGCTGCGCAAGGGCGACCGCTACGTCGTCGAGGCCAACGAGGTCGTCCCGGCCGATGGCGACGTGCTCGAGGGCGCGGCGACAATCGACGAATCCGCCATTACCGGCGAGTCGGCGCCGGTAATTCGGGAGTCGGGCGGCGACCGCAGCGCGGTCACCGGCGGAACGCGCGTACTCTCCGATCGCATCGTCGTTCGCGTCACGGCGAATCCCGGCGAAAGCTTTCTCGATCGCATGATCGGACTCGTCGAAGGGGCGCAGCGGCAGAAGACGCCCAACGAAATCGCCCTCTCCATCCTGCTCGCGGGGCTGACGATCATCTTTCTGATCGCGGTCGCGACGCTGGCCCCGTTCTCGGTGTACGCCGGCCTGCATCAGAGCGTCACCGTGCTCATCGCACTGCTCGTCTGTCTGATTCCGACGACGATCGGCGGTCTGCTCTCGGCGATCGGCATTGCGGGGATGGACCGCGTGATGCAGCGCAACGTGCTCGCGATGAGCGGGCGCGCCGTAGAGGCGGCCGGCGACGTCGACACGCTGCTGCTCGACAAGACGGGAACGATCACGCTGGGAAACCGGCAGGCCGTGCAGATCGTTGCGGCGCCCGGGATCGATCCGAAGGACACGGCGCGGATCGCCTACCTATCGTCGCTCGCCGACGAGACGCCGGAAGGGCGCTCGATCGTCGCGCTCGCACAGCAGGCCGGTTCCTCGAACGGCGGGGCGCCGGTGGGCTCGACGTTCGTTCCGTTCAGCGCCTACACGCGGATGAGCGGCCTCGATCTCTCCGACGGCGTGAAGATTCGCAAAGGGGCACCGGACTCGGTGCTGGCTTGGATCGGTGAGGCGGGGGGCTCGACGACGACCGACCTGCTGCCCCAGATCGAGCAGATTGCGCGAAGCGGCGGCACGCCGCTGCTTTTGGCGCGCAACACGCTGATCATCGGCGTCATCTATCTCAAAGACATTCTCAAGCCGAACATGACGGAGCGCTTCGGCCGCTTGCGCGCGATGGGAATCCGCACGGTTATGATCACCGGCGACAACCCCCTGACTGCCGCCACGATCGCGAAGGAGGCCGGCGTCGACGACTTTCTCGCCGAGGCGACGCCCGAGACGAAGATGGATCTGATCAGGCGCGAGCAGCAGTCGGGGCGGCTCGTCGCCATGACCGGCGACGGCACGAACGACGCGCCGGCGCTGGCGCAATCGGACGTCGGCGTCGCGATGAACTCGGGGACGCAGGCGGCCAAAGAAGCGGCGAACATGGTCGACCTCGACTCGGATCCGACCAAGCTCATCGAGATCGTCGAGATCGGCAAGCAGCTGCTGATGACGCGCGGTGCGCTGACGACCTTCTCGATCGCCAACGACGTTGCGAAGTATTTTGCTATTCTTCCGGCGATGTTTGCGGTTGCCTATCCGGCGATGGCGATCCTCAACGTCATGCGGCTGACGACCCCGCAGAGCGCGATCCTTTCGGCGGTCATCTTCAATGCGCTCATCATCGTCGCGCTGATTCCGCTCGCACTGCGCGGCGTGCGGTACCAGCCCAAGGGTGCCAACCGCGTGCTGTTCGAGAACGTGGTGCTCTACGGCCTCGGCGGCATCATCGTTCCGTTCATCGGCATCAAGGCCATCGACATGATTCTCGCCGCGCTGCATCTCACGTAG